A window from Streptomyces subrutilus encodes these proteins:
- a CDS encoding demethylmenaquinone methyltransferase, whose amino-acid sequence MTRASLDKQPHEVASMFDGVAANYDLTNDVLSLGQSRLWRKEVAKAVAARPGQKVLDLAAGTATSSLPFAATGAYVVPCDFSLGMLREGKKRNPWLPLTAGDATRLPFKDDTFDTVTISFGLRNVQDTDAALRELHRVTKPGGQVVICEFSQPTWAPLRTVYTEYLMRALPPVARAVSSNPDAYVYLAESIRAWPDQPQLAALLQKAGWAKVAWRNLSGGIVTLHRGTKA is encoded by the coding sequence GTGACAAGGGCTTCCCTGGACAAGCAGCCGCACGAAGTCGCCTCCATGTTCGACGGGGTCGCGGCCAACTACGACCTCACCAACGACGTGCTCTCCCTCGGCCAGTCCCGGCTCTGGCGCAAGGAGGTCGCCAAGGCCGTCGCGGCCCGCCCCGGCCAGAAGGTCCTCGACCTCGCGGCCGGCACCGCGACCTCCTCGCTGCCCTTCGCCGCGACCGGCGCCTACGTCGTCCCCTGCGACTTCTCCCTCGGCATGCTCCGCGAGGGCAAGAAGCGCAACCCGTGGCTGCCGCTGACCGCCGGCGACGCGACGAGGCTGCCGTTCAAGGACGACACGTTCGACACCGTCACCATCTCCTTCGGCCTGCGCAACGTCCAGGACACCGACGCCGCGCTGCGCGAGCTCCACCGGGTGACCAAGCCCGGCGGCCAGGTCGTCATCTGCGAGTTCTCGCAGCCCACCTGGGCACCCCTGCGCACCGTCTACACCGAGTACCTGATGCGCGCCCTGCCCCCGGTGGCCCGCGCCGTGTCCTCCAACCCGGACGCGTACGTGTACCTCGCCGAGTCCATCCGCGCCTGGCCCGACCAGCCGCAGCTCGCCGCCCTGCTCCAGAAGGCCGGCTGGGCGAAGGTCGCCTGGCGCAACCTGAGCGGCGGCATCGTCACGCTGCACCGCGGCACCAAGGCCTGA